One segment of Triticum aestivum cultivar Chinese Spring chromosome 2A, IWGSC CS RefSeq v2.1, whole genome shotgun sequence DNA contains the following:
- the LOC123188537 gene encoding protein MAIN-LIKE 1 has translation MESSEAVPTGKGRNQEARELSLCQTTEELKTWNLNERQQQLVDASGLGNLKYMGDLAINRTMLRVFCELWSKETNTARFHDFEMAPSLRDTAYILGIPIIGRAVTTGAVLNMSSEELLLQYLGRVPGSKDCRGSRVKLSWLHSKFSQLSEHPTDKEIACKTRAYLLYLIGATLFSDKDKGYVSPKYLPLLSDFDKVREYAWGTAALAHLYKALSALASSHSIARKRLFGSATLLMGWIYEYIPAMRPEMEDDPALVVPRVCRWAGHAISQPAKEASDIRKAFSQLRVSDVNWEPYKGMDPASIPNICSAPDSICFSRTWLINFNVREVYLPDRFARQFGQEQHPAGDVGGFQRHQWNASVDWSLEYASEIKHFEQLINATRPDHTAVAATCKTTEDVFTPASTAREFPGLKLLAVVESIKKELPTITRFLEQRSLPVEVATSFARIHELLEDSHLKEGNAAVDAGGEGTSELTAPHPPAIPPHGPVPDEAVQNGSDHPAPECCDKPTGEEEEEEGDGKAGEEEASEGSEDSEEDGGHKGRKRPPLRRSNRSCVQAKRFKNRGGKGSQASDPIVL, from the exons ATGGAATCCTCGGAGGCGGTACCAACAGGCAAAGGTCGCAATCAG GAAGCTCGTGAACTATCACTGTGCCAGACGACGGAGGAGCTCAAGACATGGAATCTGAATGAACGGCAGCAACAGTTAGTCGACGCCAGTGGGCTCGGAAATCTGAAATACATGGGAGATCTGGCCATCAACCGCACTATGCTCAGGGTATTTTGCGAGCTTTGGAGCAAAGAAACAAACACAGCAAGGTTCCATGACTTTGAAATGGCACCATCACTCAGGGACACTGCCTACATACTGGGAATTCCGATCATAGGCCGTGCGGTGACCACCGGGGCTGTGCTCAACATGTCGTCAGAAGAGCTGCTCCTCCAATACCTTGGCCGAGTTCCTGGTTCAAAGGACTGCAGGGGTAGCCGTGTGAAGCTCTCTTGGTTACACTCCAAGTTTAGTCAGCTCTCGGAGCATCCCACTGATAAAGAAATTGCGTGCAAAACAAGAGCATATCTCTTGTACTTGATTGGAGCAACCCTGTTTTCAGACAAAGACAAGGGCTATGTCTCTCCAAAGTACTTACCACTCTTGTCGGACTTTGACAAGGTACGAGAGTACGCATGGGGCACTGCTGCTCTTGCTCATCTTTACAAGGCTCTCTCTGCATTAGCGTCTTCTCACTCTATTGCCAGAAAAAGACTATTCGGCAGCGCCACTCTGCTCATG GGGTGGATATATGAATATATTCCAGCGATGCGCCCTGAAATGGAGGATGATCCAGCACTTGTCGTCCCACGAGTATGCAGGTGGGCCGGGCACGCAATATCCCAACCAGCAAAGGAAGCTTCAGATATCAGAAAAGCTTTCAGTCAGCTTCGAGTTTCAGAT GTGAACTGGGAACCTTACAAGGGTATGGATCCTGCATCTATTCCCAACATCTGCTCGGCACCCGATAGCATCTGCTTCTCCAGAACATGGCTGATCAACTTTAACGTGAGGGAAGTATATCTCCCAGATCGATTTGCTCGTCAGTTTGGTCAAGAACAGCATCCGGCCGGCGATGTTGGTGGGTTCCAGCGACATCAGTGGAACGCGTCAGTGGATTGGAGCCTGGAGTATGCATCAGAGATCAAACATTTCGAGCAGTTGATCAATGCTACTCGTCCTGATCATACAGCAGTTGCTGCCACTTGTAAAACGACTGAGGATGTTTTTACGCCAGCGAGCACGGCACGAGAATTTCCTGGTCTCAAATTGCTTGCAGTG GTGGAAAGCATCAAGAAGGAGCTCCCAACCATCACGCGATTTCTGGAGCAACGGTCACTTCCCGTCGAGGTAGCCACGTCGTTTGCTCGGATCCATGAACTACTGGAGGATTCTCACTTGAAGGAAGGAAATGCCGCAGTGGATGCTGGGGGCGAGGGGACCTCTGAGTTGACTGCACCGCACCCTCCTGCCATTCCACCGCATGGGCCTGTGCCTGATGAAGCGGTGCAGAACGGCAGCGATCATCCTGCGCCGGAATGCTGTGACAAGCcgacgggggaggaggaggaggaggagggagacggcaAGGCGGGGGAAGAGGAGGCATCGGAAGGGAGCGAGGACAGTGAGGAGGACGGAGGCCATAAGGGGCGGAAGCGACCGCCGCTTCGGAGGAGCAATCGAAGCTGCGTGCAGGCCAAGAGGTTCAAGAACCGGGGAGGGAAAGGGTCCCAAGCCTCTGACCCCATCGTGCTGTGA